One window of the Bubalus bubalis isolate 160015118507 breed Murrah chromosome 8, NDDB_SH_1, whole genome shotgun sequence genome contains the following:
- the LOC112586577 gene encoding dynein light chain 1, cytoplasmic-like: protein MPEEMQLDSVECATQALEKYNTEKDIAAHIKKESDKKYNPIWHCIVGRNFCSYVTYETKIFICFYLCQVANLLFKSG, encoded by the coding sequence ATGCCAGAGGAGATGCAACTGGACTCAGTGGAGTGTGCTACTCAGGCACTGGAGAAGTATAATACAGAGAAGGACATCGCGGCCCACATCAAGAAGGAGTCTGACAAGAAGTACAACCCCATCTGGCACTGCATCGTGGGGAGGAACTTCTGTAGTTATGTGACATATGAAACCAAAATCTTCATCTGCTTCTACCTGTGCCAAGTGGCCAATCTCCTGTTCAAATCTGGTTAA